The following are encoded in a window of Impatiens glandulifera chromosome 5, dImpGla2.1, whole genome shotgun sequence genomic DNA:
- the LOC124939292 gene encoding uncharacterized protein LOC124939292 has protein sequence MGSSSLPHQRPTIGFSSLLNCGTGTWFFTLLLLVYALYTSRLLLSDNFSSQCRHIAAISNLSYSAINSSQLIPDPIQQKNHTRAMLLQKPQPPQHITRGTEINHVVFCIAASAGLWEQRKEYIKLWWRPNQTRGVVWLEKDVPTKSNEHLPEIRVSENTSDFKYTHPHGRRAAIRLTRVISETLRLGLKDVRWFVMGDDDTVFVIDNLIRILNKYDHKQFYYIGSPSESHIQDIFFSYGMAFGGGGFAISYPLAKEIEKMQDRCLHRYPGLFGSDDRIQACVSEIGVPLTKEPGFHQCDMYGNIVGFLGAHPVTPLVTMHHIDFIDPIFPRMTRTQALHHLFQSVNQDSASVLQQSICYDSKRQWSISLSWGYVIQVVRGIISPRELEMPMRTFMNWVPRGDFLTYSFNSRPITKHPCQKPFLYYMTSSMYHPSRKQVVGVYKLDRKDPHPFCKWRTPSPESIHTILVMKRPDPQRWEKSPRRDCCRVLPSNKMGQINIWVGNCREGEVSEL, from the exons ATGGGCTCCTCCAGCTTGCCACACCAACGTCCAACCATTGGCTTCTCCAGCCTCCTTAACTGTGGCACCGGCACCTGGTTCTTCACTCTTCTCCTCCTCGTTTATGCCCTTTACACTTCTCGCCTCCTTCTCTCCGACAACTTCTCGAGCCAATGTCGCCATATCGCCGCCATCTCCAACCTCTCCTACTCCGCCATCAACTCATCTCAACTCATCCCCGATCCAATCCAACAAAAAAACCACACCCGGGCTATGCTCCTACAAAAACCGCAACCGCCTCAACACATAACCAGAGGCACAGAGATCAACCACGTCGTGTTCTGCATCGCGGCGTCCGCGGGCCTTTGGGAGCAACGGAAGGAGTATATAAAACTTTGGTGGAGACCTAACCAAACGAGGGGAGTTGTGTGGCTCGAAAAGGATGTCCCGACCAAGTCCAACGAGCACCTTCCTGAAATTCGTGTCTCCGAGAATACCTCCGATTTCAAGTACACTCATCCGCATGGAAGGAGGGCTGCCATAAGGCTAACGAGGGTTATATCCGAGACCTTAAGGCTAGGACTCAAGGACGTGCGTTGGTTTGTGATGGGGGATGATGATACCGTGTTTGTGATTGACAATTTGATACGGATATTGAATAAGTATGATCACAAACAGTTTTATTATATTGGGAGCCCGTCTGAAAGTCATATACAAGATATTTTCTTTTCGTATGGGATGGCGTTTGGTGGTGGGGGTTTCGCGATAAGCTATCCGTTAGCTAAGGAGATTGAGAAGATGCAGGACCGATGCTTGCATCGGTACCCTGGTCTTTTCGGAAGCGACGATAGGATACAAGCTTGTGTCTCAGAGATCGGCGTGCCTCTTACCAAAGAACCTGGATTTCACCAG TGTGACATGTATGGAAACATTGTAGGCTTTTTAGGAGCACATCCGGTAACTCCATTAGTGACAATGCACCACATCGACTTCATTGATCCGATTTTTCCGAGGATGACTAGAACTCAAGCGTTACACCACCTATTTCAATCGGTTAACCAAGATTCGGCCAGCGTGTTGCAACAATCGATTTGCTATGACTCGAAGAGGCAGTGGTCTATCTCCTTGTCATGGGGATACGTCATTCAAGTCGTGAGGGGAATAATATCTCCTCGAGAGTTAGAAATGCCCATGAGAACATTCATGAATTGGGTTCCGAGAGGAGACTTCTTAACGTATTCATTCAATTCTAGGCCCATCACAAAACACCCGTGCCAAAAGCCTTTCTTGTACTACATGACCTCCTCTATGTATCATCCTTCTCGAAAGCAAGTGGTCGGAGTTTATAAACTCGACCGAAAAGATCCACACCCATTTTGTAAGTGGCGGACTCCATCACCCGAAAGCATTCACACCATCTTGGTCATGAAAAGACCGGATCCCCAAAGGTGGGAAAAG TCACCGAGAAGAGATTGTTGTAGGGTCTTACCATCGAATAAGATGGGGCAAATAAACATTTGGGTTGGGAATTGTCGAGAAGGCGAGGTTAGTGAATTGTAG